From one Coffea eugenioides isolate CCC68of chromosome 11, Ceug_1.0, whole genome shotgun sequence genomic stretch:
- the LOC113752604 gene encoding uncharacterized protein LOC113752604, whose amino-acid sequence MVRPMPIHVTNHENFCSLPLAIGLFISASVLVALCARHSKMLARECGNGTIENSTDSKLSPRSPLLLPKKTITNINNAADHPEGNNRGESEARGIFANPGEGFGEGGLWQKKILMGEKCQPPEFSGVLFYDSHGNRISELPRSPRAMHVGRYSS is encoded by the coding sequence ATGGTCCGTCCAATGCCAATACATGTGACTAATCATGAAAACTTTTGCTCTCTACCATTAGCAATAGGATTGTTCATTTCAGCATCAGTTCTTGTGGCGCTTTGCGCGAGACATTCCAAGATGCTTGCTAGAGAGTGTGGTAATGGTACTATTGAGAATAGTACCGATTCAAAACTTTCACCTCGATCACCATTGCTGCTCCCCAAGAAGACCATCACAAATATCAACAACGCGGCTGATCATCCGGAGGGAAATAATCGTGGAGAATCCGAAGCTCGTGGGATTTTTGCCAACCCCGGTGAAGGATTTGGTGAAGGTGGATTGTGGCAGAAGAAAATCTTGATGGGTGAGAAATGCCAGCCCCCGGAGTTTTCTGGTGTTCTTTTTTATGACTCTCATGGAAATAGGATTTCTGAGCTTCCCAGATCACCTAGGGCCATGCATGTCGGAAGATACTCTTCTTAA